From Paenibacillus sp. PK3_47, the proteins below share one genomic window:
- a CDS encoding HAD family hydrolase, translating to MPVLHVNEWSVPCQGILFDKDGTLLDLISTWGIWAELILRGLETELALTGAAPAVPLAKVMGTKHNPDGKLISYDPSGPLAMATAEETYGILAWQLYAAGVPWNEALPKVQHISREAMNELRSRRQAVPLPGLLPFLRQCAAAGLKLGVVTSDGAKTTAEHLDWMGIGSFFQTVVTRDRVTAGKPAPEMAETACRELDLAPGNTIIIGDSNADMQLGKGAGLGLSVGISPGGDREHLLDADTIVSGYDQLVITC from the coding sequence GTGCCGGTATTACATGTGAATGAATGGTCGGTCCCCTGCCAAGGCATTCTGTTCGACAAGGATGGAACACTGCTTGATCTGATTTCGACCTGGGGAATCTGGGCTGAGCTTATCCTGCGCGGACTGGAAACGGAGCTTGCGTTGACCGGAGCCGCACCGGCTGTACCTTTGGCCAAGGTAATGGGAACAAAGCATAACCCTGACGGCAAATTAATCAGCTATGACCCTTCCGGACCGCTGGCGATGGCTACTGCTGAGGAGACCTACGGAATTCTTGCCTGGCAGCTGTATGCGGCCGGCGTACCCTGGAACGAGGCGCTGCCCAAGGTGCAGCATATCTCCAGGGAAGCGATGAATGAGCTGCGCAGCCGCCGTCAGGCGGTTCCGCTGCCGGGGCTGCTGCCTTTTCTCCGGCAGTGTGCCGCAGCAGGCCTGAAGCTGGGGGTGGTTACCTCTGACGGGGCAAAGACCACCGCTGAGCATCTGGACTGGATGGGCATCGGGAGCTTCTTCCAGACGGTAGTGACCCGGGACAGGGTTACTGCCGGGAAGCCGGCGCCGGAAATGGCCGAAACGGCATGCCGTGAGCTGGATCTTGCGCCCGGGAACACCATTATCATCGGTGACAGCAATGCGGATATGCAGCTTGGCAAGGGAGCGGGACTGGGCCTGTCAGTCGGGATCTCCCCGGGCGGAGACAGAGAACATCTGCTGGATGCGGACACCATTGTTTCCGGTTACGATCAGCTTGTCATTACCTGCTGA
- a CDS encoding alginate lyase family protein, translating to MITVTIGYKDLRHNPKYTVNQMSDGEFLSTVLDLSRPELAGVNAELQAGNVEKARDAYLEVIASGNVRRYYFDVQDVPRLRAYALDSYSGEGEAQEDIAEADRIAAGDIPLFKGRRVVFPDGKYDWNSWLYDSSQYQLHLTRFVYVKRLARAYVLTGDEKYAKCFNDMMDHFISDNPVPADGTFRAEHSTWDPLSAGVRMFMLPEAFITFFSSASFKPEVKLKLIKSFHQHGHYVRKYHANHGNHVCMQLRGLIQTALLLPELKDSAAWLEYGLREMPDYIRQNVYPDGVQFEGSPNYHLVVMRDLYELVALFQRLGMDAGEYDRILEDMFNVTMHLLSPDGQLVKFGDTDVQVASELRNIMSLGAYLYQRSDFKALGHERLPFSLLWRVGAEAAENYGRLQAEEPRTTAACFPVGGYITFRQGWGRDDMYMAMRAGVGVGGHAHSDALSLVLYAGGRELLADSGMGLFEWNKERKYAVSTRAHNTVVVDGQDQHVRSLHWSTPATAACRIWDFESNDTYGYTFASHYGYSRYEDPVIHSRKVLFVRNRYWLIVDLFEAREQHLYEQYFHLPCGAAVYDCRSRETATQLEDANLLLVHPSSGHVRDQLSLEAGLLFKQGFYYDNPVVKRSLTLTGRAVIETLAVPYGTVKPQVVIERLPVRMNGTQLPAAEATAMRIEVDGSADEICLYHNSFNVAGYLDHTGNVITEELLPRKQNIGGLEFAGEIYSSDVIVKKSAEAEQ from the coding sequence ATGATTACAGTGACGATCGGTTATAAGGATTTGCGCCATAATCCGAAGTACACAGTGAACCAGATGTCAGATGGTGAGTTCTTAAGCACAGTGCTTGACCTGAGCCGCCCGGAGCTTGCCGGGGTAAACGCTGAGCTGCAGGCCGGAAATGTGGAGAAGGCAAGAGATGCTTATCTGGAGGTGATTGCCTCAGGCAATGTACGGAGATATTACTTTGATGTACAGGATGTTCCCCGCCTTAGGGCATATGCGCTTGACAGCTACAGCGGAGAGGGGGAAGCCCAAGAGGATATTGCCGAGGCAGACCGGATTGCGGCCGGTGACATTCCGCTGTTCAAGGGCAGAAGAGTTGTCTTCCCGGACGGAAAATATGACTGGAACAGCTGGCTGTATGACAGCTCGCAGTATCAGCTGCATCTGACCCGCTTCGTATACGTCAAGCGGCTCGCCAGGGCCTATGTCCTGACCGGAGACGAGAAGTACGCCAAGTGCTTCAATGACATGATGGATCATTTCATCAGCGACAACCCCGTGCCGGCGGACGGCACCTTCCGGGCGGAGCATTCGACCTGGGACCCGCTCTCCGCCGGGGTGCGCATGTTCATGCTGCCGGAAGCCTTCATTACGTTCTTCAGCTCCGCATCCTTTAAGCCGGAGGTAAAGCTGAAGCTGATCAAATCGTTCCACCAGCACGGGCATTATGTCCGCAAATACCATGCCAATCACGGGAACCATGTCTGCATGCAGCTGCGCGGGCTGATCCAGACCGCACTTCTGCTGCCGGAACTGAAAGACTCCGCTGCATGGCTGGAATACGGACTGCGCGAAATGCCGGACTATATCCGGCAGAACGTCTATCCGGACGGCGTGCAGTTCGAAGGCAGCCCGAACTACCATCTGGTCGTCATGCGCGACCTGTATGAGCTCGTGGCGCTCTTCCAAAGACTCGGGATGGACGCGGGAGAATACGACCGGATTCTGGAGGACATGTTCAACGTCACAATGCATCTGCTGTCCCCTGACGGGCAGCTCGTTAAATTCGGCGATACGGATGTGCAGGTGGCCAGCGAGCTGCGTAATATTATGAGTCTCGGGGCTTACCTGTACCAGCGGAGCGATTTCAAGGCGCTTGGGCATGAGCGCCTGCCCTTCTCGCTGCTCTGGAGAGTGGGGGCGGAGGCGGCGGAGAATTATGGGCGTCTGCAGGCGGAGGAACCCCGGACGACAGCGGCCTGTTTCCCGGTTGGCGGATATATTACCTTCCGGCAGGGCTGGGGCCGGGACGATATGTATATGGCGATGCGGGCAGGCGTCGGCGTCGGCGGACACGCCCACTCGGATGCGCTAAGCCTGGTGCTCTATGCCGGCGGACGGGAGCTGCTGGCGGACAGCGGCATGGGCCTGTTCGAATGGAACAAGGAACGGAAATATGCGGTATCCACCCGGGCCCACAACACGGTGGTTGTTGACGGCCAGGACCAGCATGTCCGCAGCCTGCACTGGAGTACCCCGGCCACCGCAGCCTGCAGAATCTGGGACTTTGAGTCGAACGACACTTACGGCTACACCTTTGCAAGCCATTACGGTTATTCACGCTATGAAGATCCGGTAATCCATTCCCGCAAGGTGCTGTTTGTCAGGAACCGCTATTGGCTGATTGTGGATCTGTTCGAAGCACGGGAGCAGCACCTGTATGAGCAATACTTTCACCTGCCGTGCGGTGCTGCAGTGTACGACTGCCGCAGCAGGGAAACGGCGACACAGCTGGAGGACGCCAATCTGCTGCTGGTGCATCCTTCAAGCGGGCATGTCCGGGACCAGCTGAGCCTGGAAGCGGGCCTGCTTTTCAAGCAAGGCTTCTATTACGATAATCCGGTAGTGAAGCGTTCGCTGACGCTGACCGGCAGGGCGGTTATTGAGACGCTGGCTGTACCGTACGGTACGGTGAAGCCGCAGGTGGTCATTGAACGCCTGCCTGTACGGATGAACGGGACGCAGCTCCCGGCAGCAGAGGCCACCGCTATGCGTATTGAAGTTGACGGCAGCGCCGATGAAATTTGCCTGTACCATAACAGCTTTAACGTGGCGGGTTACCTGGATCATACAGGCAATGTGATTACCGAAGAACTTCTGCCCCGGAAGCAGAACATTGGCGGGCTGGAGTTTGCCGGAGAGATTTACAGCAGCGATGTGATTGTGAAGAAGAGTGCAGAAGCGGAGCAATAA
- a CDS encoding NAD-dependent protein deacylase, translating into MDQLQTLASWIKDSGNIVFFGGAGTSTESGIPDFRSAAGLYQSQHNSPYPPEVMLSRSFFMSSPDIFFDFYRSKMIHPQAQPNGAHKLLAELEGQGRLKAVITQNIDGLHQLAGSRVVLELHGSIHRNHCMGCSRFYSLEQVVNSAERVPLCPECGGIIKPDVVLYEEELDHDVLIGAVAALAAADLLIIGGTSLTVQPAASLVTYFKGRRTVLLNGDPTPYDHRADLIITERIGEVMGRVQELL; encoded by the coding sequence ATGGATCAATTGCAGACATTGGCTTCTTGGATCAAGGACAGCGGCAATATCGTATTTTTCGGCGGCGCCGGAACCTCTACAGAGAGCGGGATTCCGGATTTCCGTTCCGCTGCCGGTCTCTACCAGTCCCAGCACAATTCCCCCTACCCGCCGGAAGTCATGCTGAGCCGCAGCTTTTTTATGTCCTCGCCGGACATTTTTTTTGATTTTTACCGCTCCAAAATGATTCATCCGCAGGCACAGCCGAACGGCGCACACAAGCTGCTGGCGGAGCTGGAGGGGCAGGGCAGACTCAAAGCGGTCATTACGCAAAATATAGACGGCCTGCATCAGCTTGCCGGCAGCCGGGTTGTCCTGGAGCTGCACGGCTCGATTCACCGCAACCACTGCATGGGCTGCAGCCGTTTTTACAGCCTGGAACAGGTGGTGAATTCTGCTGAGCGTGTTCCCCTGTGCCCTGAATGCGGCGGTATCATCAAACCTGATGTCGTGCTTTATGAGGAGGAGCTTGATCATGATGTGCTGATCGGCGCGGTGGCTGCCCTTGCTGCTGCAGATCTTCTCATTATCGGCGGCACTTCGCTGACCGTTCAGCCTGCAGCAAGTCTTGTTACCTACTTCAAAGGGCGCCGTACAGTATTGCTGAACGGTGACCCGACCCCGTATGATCACAGAGCTGATCTGATCATTACCGAACGGATCGGAGAGGTCATGGGGAGGGTCCAGGAGCTGCTCTAG
- a CDS encoding alpha/beta hydrolase, with the protein MANSKNKRRIITGLILVLIAAGVFLWRYLTPYTPEESAETALVTSGGVTVEQNDNWISFEPSVTLGTSVIFYPGGLVKAEAYAPLAKRVAEAGHPFYIARMPLNLAVIKGDAADDIIRVHPQQSFVLGGHSLGGVMASRYASEHPDQLEGVYFLASYPDEKGSLKDTTLSVLSLLGTEDKVVDRDKYNEGRSFLPGNTVYFSILGGNHAQFGSYGPQKGDGEAAITEEEQQTRTVRALLDWLGNLR; encoded by the coding sequence TTGGCCAACAGTAAAAATAAACGCCGCATCATTACCGGTTTGATCCTGGTTTTGATAGCGGCGGGAGTGTTTCTATGGAGATATCTAACCCCCTATACGCCGGAAGAAAGCGCCGAAACGGCGCTTGTTACAAGCGGAGGCGTCACCGTGGAGCAGAACGATAACTGGATCTCGTTTGAGCCCTCCGTCACGTTGGGGACGTCAGTGATTTTTTATCCCGGCGGTCTTGTAAAAGCGGAAGCTTATGCGCCGCTGGCGAAGCGTGTGGCGGAAGCCGGGCACCCGTTCTACATAGCGAGAATGCCGCTGAATCTCGCAGTCATCAAGGGGGATGCAGCGGATGACATTATCCGGGTGCACCCGCAGCAATCCTTTGTGCTGGGCGGTCATTCGCTTGGCGGAGTAATGGCGTCCCGCTATGCTTCAGAGCATCCCGACCAGCTGGAGGGCGTTTATTTTCTGGCCTCCTACCCGGATGAGAAGGGAAGCCTGAAGGATACAACCTTGTCAGTGCTGTCCCTGCTGGGCACCGAGGATAAGGTCGTCGACAGGGACAAATACAACGAAGGCCGTTCCTTTTTGCCGGGAAATACGGTGTATTTTTCAATTTTAGGCGGCAATCATGCCCAGTTCGGCAGCTACGGGCCGCAGAAAGGCGACGGGGAGGCAGCGATTACAGAAGAAGAGCAGCAGACCCGTACTGTACGCGCCTTGCTGGATTGGCTCGGCAATCTCCGCTAG
- a CDS encoding sensor histidine kinase yields the protein MNSPFFSFLRRSFYFKMILVMLAVSVIPLIALSFISVSVSSNTVEKQVNRLNAQLVNQVVDRIELTMTRLRELSEQYSRISSIQGALVSPSAQYFEEVVRKRDLISVLSTASAIIGNVEGLQVYSAVTGEILSSTEAPAMLEDSPYRPLIEQYLNSGEASLFLDKHTLPELEILDTSTYYISRVPFYLYEDLKGVLLISMNNDQYQRQIENIQLGSKGSISLLTEDGMTIATTSRLEEQEDARRVQDLLQHWRKLNRPDQFAAGSSIVSVKQTSTYDKWIVVSEIPSQELTASTDIIRKTVTYFLAILLVLGAASIVGFGYQLYRPLQAVKRQVDALKKGNFDARVTRFANNEIGDLGRMLNTMAVRIQDLLADLHESEDLKRKLEIRALQSQINPHFMYNTLNTIRMFAMMKDYDKINSLMGRLVALLRYSMENFEQTVQLRQELEYLTDYVGLLNMRYKCQIHLQADIEEPLQNMQIPKLGLQPLIENSVFHGILPRKLPEGHIKVRVFSDATEHQIILEVSDDGAGMEEAGLKQLQMQLLREETGENIGLQNVWMRMRLLFGAGTRILLHSPAGEGLTIRILLPAETVQMKEEPHDSI from the coding sequence ATGAACTCGCCTTTCTTCAGTTTCCTGCGCAGGAGCTTCTATTTCAAGATGATCCTGGTCATGCTCGCCGTCTCTGTTATTCCCTTAATTGCATTGTCCTTCATTTCTGTAAGCGTATCCAGCAATACAGTTGAGAAGCAGGTGAACCGTCTCAATGCCCAGCTGGTCAACCAGGTGGTGGACCGGATTGAATTGACGATGACACGGCTGCGTGAACTCAGCGAACAATACTCACGCATCTCTTCCATCCAGGGAGCTTTGGTCTCACCTTCAGCCCAATATTTTGAGGAGGTTGTCCGCAAAAGAGACCTGATCTCCGTACTCAGCACGGCTTCGGCCATTATCGGGAACGTGGAGGGACTCCAGGTGTATTCGGCCGTTACCGGCGAAATCCTGTCTTCGACGGAAGCGCCGGCCATGCTGGAAGATTCACCGTACCGGCCGCTGATCGAACAATATCTGAACTCCGGCGAGGCCAGCCTTTTTCTGGACAAACATACGCTGCCGGAGCTGGAGATCCTTGATACTTCGACTTATTATATCTCACGCGTGCCCTTTTACCTGTATGAGGACCTGAAAGGCGTGCTGCTGATCTCAATGAACAATGATCAATACCAGCGGCAGATTGAAAATATCCAGCTCGGCAGCAAAGGCTCCATTTCCTTATTGACCGAGGACGGGATGACCATTGCCACGACCAGCAGGCTGGAAGAGCAGGAAGATGCCCGGCGGGTGCAGGACCTTCTGCAGCATTGGAGGAAGCTGAACCGTCCGGACCAGTTCGCGGCAGGCTCCTCCATTGTGTCTGTCAAGCAAACCTCCACCTATGATAAGTGGATCGTGGTTTCGGAGATTCCGTCGCAGGAATTAACCGCCAGTACGGACATCATCCGGAAAACGGTGACGTACTTCCTTGCCATTCTGCTCGTTCTCGGCGCTGCGTCCATCGTCGGCTTCGGCTACCAGCTGTACCGGCCGCTGCAGGCGGTGAAACGGCAGGTCGATGCGCTTAAGAAAGGGAACTTCGACGCCCGCGTCACCCGGTTTGCCAATAATGAAATCGGCGATCTCGGCCGGATGCTCAATACGATGGCTGTGCGTATTCAGGACCTGCTGGCTGATCTGCATGAGTCGGAGGATCTGAAGCGCAAGCTGGAAATCCGGGCCCTGCAGTCCCAGATCAACCCGCATTTTATGTACAATACACTCAATACGATCCGCATGTTCGCCATGATGAAGGATTACGACAAGATCAACTCGCTGATGGGCCGGCTGGTCGCGCTGCTGCGCTATTCCATGGAGAATTTCGAGCAGACGGTGCAGCTCCGCCAGGAGCTGGAGTACCTCACCGATTATGTGGGTCTGCTCAATATGCGGTATAAATGCCAAATCCATCTGCAGGCCGACATCGAAGAGCCGCTGCAGAATATGCAGATTCCGAAGCTCGGGCTGCAGCCGCTGATCGAAAATTCCGTGTTCCACGGCATACTGCCGCGCAAACTGCCGGAAGGGCATATCAAGGTGCGTGTATTCTCCGACGCCACTGAACATCAGATCATTCTGGAAGTCAGCGATGATGGCGCCGGAATGGAGGAAGCGGGGCTGAAGCAGCTGCAAATGCAGCTGCTCCGGGAGGAAACCGGTGAGAATATCGGCCTGCAGAATGTCTGGATGCGGATGAGGCTGCTGTTCGGGGCAGGAACACGGATTCTGCTCCACAGCCCCGCCGGGGAAGGACTGACCATCCGGATCCTGCTGCCGGCAGAGACCGTTCAGATGAAGGAGGAACCTCATGACTCAATATAA
- a CDS encoding carbohydrate ABC transporter permease: MKLRVTWFDSVIVVIICLISLLVILPFLYIIAVSFSPPGDSLAGNFFIWPKHWTLDAYSYLLNADTFLTSVRNSVLITVMGTCLSLFVSITLAYALSKKYLPGRRAILLFIFFTMIFHGGMIPSYLVVKNLGLIDSYWAVVLPAASSAFNIMVIRSFFQSLPESLDEAARIDGAGEFRILYSVVLPLSKPIIATFTLFFMVQFWNEFFSAVIYLNDTSRWPIQPLLRQMVAISASNISAEAAVDAQMAANLGPNVQNAAILLAMLPIVIVYPFLQKYFAKGAMLGSIKE, from the coding sequence ATGAAACTGCGTGTAACATGGTTTGACAGCGTGATTGTAGTGATCATTTGCTTGATCAGTCTGCTGGTGATTTTACCCTTTCTCTATATTATCGCCGTATCTTTCAGCCCGCCGGGCGATTCGCTCGCCGGTAATTTCTTCATCTGGCCCAAGCATTGGACGCTTGATGCCTACTCTTATCTGCTGAACGCGGATACCTTCCTGACTTCGGTGCGCAATTCCGTGCTCATTACAGTGATGGGAACCTGTCTTAGTCTGTTTGTGTCGATTACCCTGGCTTATGCCTTGTCCAAAAAGTACCTGCCGGGCCGCCGGGCGATACTGCTGTTTATTTTCTTCACGATGATTTTCCACGGCGGAATGATTCCGAGCTATCTTGTCGTTAAAAATCTGGGTCTGATTGATTCCTACTGGGCAGTGGTGCTGCCGGCAGCTTCCAGTGCGTTCAATATCATGGTCATCCGCTCCTTCTTTCAGAGTCTTCCCGAAAGCCTGGATGAAGCGGCCCGGATTGACGGGGCGGGGGAATTCCGGATTCTTTATTCGGTCGTGCTGCCTCTCTCCAAACCGATTATCGCCACCTTTACGCTATTCTTTATGGTACAGTTCTGGAACGAGTTTTTCTCCGCCGTCATCTACCTGAACGATACGTCCCGCTGGCCGATTCAGCCGCTGCTGCGGCAGATGGTGGCGATCAGCGCATCCAATATCTCGGCTGAAGCTGCGGTGGATGCGCAAATGGCCGCCAATCTGGGACCGAATGTGCAGAATGCGGCAATTCTGCTCGCCATGCTGCCAATCGTCATCGTGTATCCTTTCCTGCAGAAGTATTTTGCCAAAGGAGCCATGCTGGGCTCCATTAAAGAATAG
- a CDS encoding ABC transporter permease subunit → MQRSLRPKRFQQLWPFYVLAAPGILYFVIFHYIPMSGLVLAFKEYSPFKGIMNSPWVGLDNFRQFFGTSDFYILLKNTLLISLLNLVIYFPFTIFLSLLLNELRLKIFKRVSQTIVYLPHFLSWVVIYGITISFFGPSGVINHYLEAWFGGGANFLVSNEWFRPLIIFQSIWKDAGWGTIIFLAALAGINPEQYEAAKVDGANRLQNIWHITLPGIKSTIVILLLLRLGSSMDSNFMQIFLMTNSLNLDVSNVFDLFVYHIGLEQFNYSFAITVGMFKSVASLILVLAANYAAKALGEEGIF, encoded by the coding sequence ATGCAGAGAAGCTTGCGACCGAAACGGTTCCAGCAGCTGTGGCCATTTTATGTACTGGCTGCGCCGGGAATACTTTATTTTGTTATTTTCCATTACATTCCGATGTCGGGCCTCGTGCTGGCATTCAAGGAGTACAGCCCGTTTAAAGGCATTATGAACAGTCCCTGGGTGGGGCTGGATAATTTCAGACAGTTTTTCGGAACATCCGATTTCTATATTTTGCTGAAAAATACGCTGCTGATCAGCCTTCTGAATCTGGTGATTTATTTTCCCTTCACCATCTTCCTGTCGCTGCTGCTGAATGAGCTACGGCTCAAAATCTTCAAGCGTGTCTCACAGACGATCGTATATCTGCCCCATTTCTTGTCCTGGGTAGTCATTTACGGAATCACGATTTCCTTCTTCGGACCTTCGGGAGTGATTAATCACTATCTGGAGGCATGGTTCGGCGGCGGCGCGAATTTCCTCGTCAGCAATGAGTGGTTCCGTCCGCTCATTATTTTCCAGTCCATCTGGAAGGATGCAGGATGGGGAACGATTATCTTCCTGGCGGCGCTGGCCGGTATTAACCCTGAGCAGTATGAGGCGGCTAAGGTCGATGGTGCAAACCGGCTGCAAAATATTTGGCATATTACGCTTCCGGGAATCAAAAGTACGATCGTCATTTTGCTGCTGCTCCGTCTCGGTTCCTCCATGGACTCCAACTTTATGCAGATCTTCCTGATGACCAACAGCCTCAACCTGGATGTCTCCAATGTGTTCGATCTGTTCGTCTACCATATCGGTCTGGAGCAGTTCAACTACAGCTTCGCGATAACCGTAGGCATGTTCAAATCCGTGGCCAGTCTGATTCTTGTGCTTGCAGCCAATTATGCGGCCAAGGCACTGGGTGAAGAAGGCATATTCTAG
- a CDS encoding fucose 4-O-acetylase translates to MAEEHPLESRGETFFLNLRLMLIVTVFVGNAIEPLVGRMGGLHSLYLWIFSFHMPLFVLVTGYFAKKSLNGSAGRKVLLQIGLQYLIFQSLYSALDASLFHVDNIHHSFFAPYLLLWFLASHACWRLLMLGMGKWSRTAQIVFAAAAGVAVGYLQLDGIWFSISRTFVYLPFFVIGYHFNFAAFARLYQKHFKTAAAAGSLLLLVVLGTLGSGIPHGWLYGSMTYMQLGVHEWYAGIYRLALYVLQAAASMAFLGLVPYGLSRMTDWGRRTLYVFLLHGLVVRLAAVSGVYAYIGSAAGAAVLLLAAVLMTILLAQPAVKRLFHPVVEPSVSWMITLQRAALRRTP, encoded by the coding sequence ATGGCAGAGGAACACCCGCTTGAGTCGCGCGGAGAGACTTTTTTTCTCAATCTGCGCTTAATGCTTATCGTTACGGTATTTGTCGGCAATGCGATTGAACCTCTGGTTGGCCGGATGGGCGGGCTGCACAGCCTGTATCTGTGGATATTCAGCTTTCATATGCCGCTGTTTGTGCTCGTCACAGGATATTTCGCCAAAAAAAGCCTGAACGGAAGCGCAGGCCGCAAGGTGCTGCTGCAGATCGGACTGCAGTACCTGATCTTTCAATCCCTATATTCGGCACTGGACGCCTCCCTCTTTCATGTAGATAACATACACCATTCCTTCTTCGCCCCTTATCTGCTGCTCTGGTTCCTGGCCAGCCACGCCTGCTGGCGTCTCCTGATGCTCGGCATGGGCAAATGGAGCAGGACTGCACAGATCGTGTTTGCCGCCGCTGCCGGTGTTGCTGTAGGCTATCTGCAGCTTGACGGCATCTGGTTCAGCATCAGCCGCACCTTTGTATATCTGCCTTTCTTCGTCATTGGTTATCATTTTAACTTCGCGGCTTTTGCCAGACTGTATCAAAAGCATTTCAAAACTGCCGCCGCTGCCGGATCCCTGCTGCTGCTGGTTGTGCTGGGTACGCTGGGGTCCGGCATTCCGCATGGATGGCTCTATGGCAGCATGACTTATATGCAGCTCGGAGTTCATGAATGGTATGCCGGCATATACCGGCTGGCACTGTATGTCCTGCAGGCTGCTGCTTCAATGGCCTTCCTCGGCCTCGTGCCTTACGGACTGAGCCGCATGACCGATTGGGGCCGCCGGACATTGTACGTCTTCCTGCTGCATGGCCTTGTTGTCCGTCTGGCTGCCGTCTCCGGTGTGTATGCTTATATCGGCAGCGCCGCCGGTGCAGCAGTCCTGCTCCTCGCCGCTGTCCTTATGACGATTCTGCTGGCCCAGCCTGCCGTCAAACGTCTATTCCACCCCGTGGTTGAGCCGTCTGTCAGCTGGATGATCACCCTGCAGCGTGCCGCCCTGCGCCGTACACCCTGA
- a CDS encoding extracellular solute-binding protein, which yields MNSRRKLVPLMATAALTVSLLAGCSGDNNNAAPAGSASPAGNSGKAAGSGPASIKAMTILFGNPPAAENNKALEDLEKRGNVDLDVTFVPSEAYTDKLSVAVSAGNSYDMLLMDGGKDDRFSNLVRMGAFHDLTPYLEKTQNISQIEDTVWNGIKVDGKVYGIPRPRGLYGGGEASILIRKDWLDKYNLEVPKTVDELTHALEVFKEKDPAGGGKTIPFTIFAVDGISSPGPFSGVLPIQFAFGIPNVWELEDGKAVRDFQTPEYKAFLEWLRDAWSKGLIDKDAPVLKNQGQARSKFQSGTAGAFVGNVSDLVESSVEKLQQTDPNAEIAIIDSLEGTDGQKGVAVLGGYYGLWAIPSSVPEEKVQQIIDFLDFTASEENVAFSKAGVTGIHSSDFKDGVAVQTEEQKQQYDLDKPSQFVLENRVDPYIYANSKVPEILEVQKASLDIISKIGVENPFLSYNSETASKNPDSYKKMSAVMTKFVLGEGTWDDVQKEIDAWTNGTGVQIAQELLDQYNAEHQ from the coding sequence ATGAATTCCAGAAGAAAGCTCGTACCACTAATGGCCACGGCGGCGTTGACAGTATCGCTGCTTGCGGGATGCTCCGGGGATAACAATAATGCGGCCCCTGCCGGCTCGGCTTCACCGGCAGGGAACTCCGGCAAGGCAGCGGGCAGCGGGCCGGCCAGCATCAAGGCGATGACGATTCTCTTCGGCAATCCGCCGGCAGCGGAGAACAACAAAGCGCTGGAGGATCTCGAGAAACGCGGGAATGTTGACCTGGATGTCACGTTCGTGCCCTCCGAAGCTTATACCGACAAGCTCTCGGTCGCGGTCTCCGCAGGCAATTCCTATGACATGCTGCTGATGGACGGCGGGAAGGACGACCGGTTCAGCAATCTGGTAAGGATGGGCGCTTTCCATGACCTGACGCCTTACCTTGAGAAGACGCAAAATATCAGCCAGATCGAAGATACGGTCTGGAACGGCATCAAGGTCGACGGTAAGGTGTACGGCATTCCGCGGCCCCGCGGTCTATACGGCGGCGGCGAAGCGAGCATTCTGATCCGTAAGGACTGGCTCGACAAATATAATCTGGAAGTGCCGAAAACAGTGGATGAGCTGACCCATGCCCTTGAAGTATTCAAAGAAAAGGACCCGGCCGGCGGCGGGAAAACCATTCCGTTCACCATCTTCGCCGTTGACGGCATCAGCAGTCCAGGGCCGTTCTCGGGCGTGCTGCCGATTCAGTTCGCTTTCGGAATTCCGAATGTCTGGGAGCTGGAGGACGGCAAGGCCGTCCGGGATTTCCAGACTCCGGAGTACAAAGCCTTTCTGGAATGGCTCAGAGATGCCTGGAGCAAAGGTCTGATCGACAAGGACGCTCCGGTGCTTAAAAACCAGGGGCAGGCGCGGAGCAAGTTCCAGTCCGGTACGGCGGGCGCTTTTGTCGGAAATGTCAGCGATTTGGTGGAGAGCAGCGTAGAGAAGCTGCAGCAGACCGACCCTAACGCTGAAATTGCCATTATCGACAGCCTGGAAGGTACGGACGGGCAAAAGGGCGTTGCGGTACTTGGCGGATACTACGGTCTCTGGGCAATTCCAAGCTCCGTTCCGGAGGAAAAGGTGCAGCAAATTATCGATTTCCTTGATTTTACCGCTTCTGAAGAGAATGTAGCTTTCTCCAAAGCTGGTGTTACCGGCATCCATTCCAGCGACTTCAAAGATGGCGTTGCCGTCCAGACCGAAGAACAGAAACAGCAATATGATCTGGACAAACCGAGCCAATTTGTGCTGGAGAACAGAGTAGACCCTTACATTTATGCAAACTCCAAAGTACCGGAAATCCTGGAAGTTCAGAAAGCTTCGCTGGACATCATCAGCAAGATCGGTGTTGAGAATCCGTTCCTTAGCTACAATTCAGAGACCGCCAGCAAAAATCCGGACAGCTACAAGAAAATGAGTGCCGTTATGACCAAATTTGTCCTGGGCGAAGGGACATGGGATGACGTGCAGAAAGAAATCGATGCCTGGACTAACGGAACCGGAGTACAGATTGCACAAGAGCTGCTGGACCAGTACAACGCAGAGCATCAGTAA